In one window of Kosmotoga pacifica DNA:
- a CDS encoding response regulator, giving the protein MKRILIVEDEPNMRLLLEEEFTDEGYEVISTSSGKKAPEILEESKIDLVTIDIEMPDINGLELAGLLRKDYPGLKIVLLTAYSHYKQDLSSWAADAYIVKSSDLGELKKTIRELLEQ; this is encoded by the coding sequence TTGAAACGAATTCTGATCGTTGAAGATGAACCAAACATGAGGCTTCTTCTCGAGGAAGAGTTTACCGATGAAGGTTACGAAGTCATCAGTACCAGCTCCGGAAAAAAGGCTCCAGAAATACTTGAAGAGAGCAAGATAGATTTGGTGACGATTGACATTGAGATGCCGGATATCAATGGTCTGGAACTCGCTGGATTGTTGAGAAAAGATTACCCAGGACTCAAAATTGTCCTCCTTACGGCCTATTCTCATTACAAGCAGGACCTCTCTTCGTGGGCCGCCGATGCTTACATCGTTAAGTCTTCTGACCTCGGCGAACTCAAAAAAACCATTAGAGAACTTCTCGAACAATAG